The DNA sequence GCTGTCGGGACACTTGAATCACTTAAAGTGAAAGGAATAAAAATAAAAATTTATGACTCGGATATCTTTGTAAGTGGTGAGTTGAAAAATATAATAAGATTTCCCGAATTTCAAATCAACGCAGATGTCAGTAATACAAAAATTAAAATTTCGGATATAAGTAAGTTTGTCACCCTTGTTAGGCTTCCGACATTCGGAGCTGAATATGTTGATGTAGAGGGGCAGTATATTGGACATCCACTTGAATTCAATTCTAAATTAAATTTAAAACTTGGAGCCTCGTCCATAGATCTTGAGGGGAATTTCAAAATAAAAGATAACTTGGCATATAACTTAACTTTCAATGTCTCCGGCTTGAATCCTTATGATATTTTTGAAGAGGAAAATTTAAATGGGATACTAAATTTCTCGGGCAATTTGACTGGAGAAGGTGTTAAATTTGAAACAATGTCCTCAAGGGCAACTCTAAACATCGGGGAATCCTTGATAAATAAAGTTTTGATACCAAAGTCAAGCTTCTGGATTGAATTAAAAAATAGCGAGTTAAATGGTAGCTTTGTCTCTGTTTCTGAGGGGTTTAAAGGAGTTATTGATTTAAACTTAAAAAAATTGCACGAAAACGAATATCAACTTAGTTTAAGTGGTTCATTATCTGAACTTGATATATCGCAGATAAGGATTGATAAACCACATTTTTTGAGAAGTTATATCTCTGGTGATTTTAATGCAAATGTTTTGTTTGGAAAAGTTAGCAGAATGGAATTTTTCGCTCAGCTTAATCCATCTTTATTTGGGAATTATAAAATTAGTCGCCTCAGATTAAGTGCAAAATATATTGATGATGTTAAGAAATATCTACTTGTCCAGTCAAACATGTTTGATTTAAATTTTGAAGGTGAATTTGATTTTGCCTCTTTAGCTAAATCTATGATCTACGCACTTGGAACGGTAAGCGGAAACCTTAAAGAGAAACTTAACTTCTCAACATATGAAAAGTTCAACTTTGCTGAAATAAAAAATCCTGTTTACGCTGAGTATAAGTTAAAGCTTAAAAATTTAACCCCAATTTCGCTTTTCTCAATTGGACAACTCTTTCAATCTGTTGGAAATATAAATGGTGTTTTCCTTGCTGATTCACAAGGATTTTACTTTTACAGCGATGCTAGCTTAAAGCAAATAAGGTATACAAATTACGAAAGAAACAAAATTGATACATTTGAAGCACGATCATTTAATGGCTCAATTGAGATAAGTTATAATCGTAATCTTCGGTTTAGGGTAAGAGGCGATTTAAATGGATTTGTTTCAAGTTGGTTTGAATTAAGTGATGTTAAATTAAACTTGAACTATGATGAACCGGAGTTATATGCTGAAGTCTCAAGCGTTGGAGATAAGTGGAAATTTGAATCTGTTTCCGTTGCTCAATTTAGTCCCGAAGTGAACAGGTATATCTTGAAGATGTTTAACGCTGATATTCACGATAATAAAATTTATTTAATTGATGAAATTGAAATCTTCCAAACGAAAAGCAGTGTTATAATTAATCCTTCCTCTTTGACTTTCAATGATCAAGAAGTTTACATTGCTGGATTTATTGACAAAGAGACGCAGCAACTGAGGGTTTGGGGTGAAAATATAAAGCTTAACAAAATTTTCCTTAAAGGAAGTGAATTTCAGGGAAATGTTAATTTTTCAATATCTGTTTACGGAACGCACGATAAACCAAATTCGGAAATTGAAGTTTTTATTGATGACTTAAGATATAAAGATGTGCAAGCGGGGAAATTGCAATGTTTTGGTAAGATTGAAAACGATATGATAAGATTAAATTCTATGTTAGTGGCAACAGCTGGTGATTTAAGTTATAACGCGATGGATATATCAATTTCGTTTCCTATGTGGATTAGTCCTGATGTAAGGACGAAATATCAAGAACCATATATCTCTGGAAAGATAAGATTTTTAAGATTTCCTATTGCAATTTTTGAGACCGTCATAGGTGAAATTTCGGATTTGAAAGGTGATGTAACTGCGGACATTGATTTGAGTGGGACTTTTGATAAACCAAATTTCAGGGGTAAGTTTTCGCTCCAAAATTGTATATTTAAGTTCAATCAAAACAGCAAATACTATCTTGTTTACGGAACCGGGAGAGTTGATTCAAATGTAATTTACTTTGAGGATTTTAATCTGTGGAATAATCCAGATGATTATCGTGATGGCGAAGTTCAAATTAAAGGTAGAGTTTACCTTGATAGGTTTGCGATCGCAAGTGGTGAGTTTAACATCAACGGCAGGCTGCTTTTGATGGATAAAGAAGGATTCGGAAGCACAGGATTGTATGGACGAGTTATTGCCGAAACAGGGAAAAATGGATTAGTTTTAAAAGTTGATACAACTGGTCTTTATCTCAATGGCGAGGTTTTGCTTTCCGATGTTAATTTGAATTACTTCCCGAGGCATGCTGGTGGTATGATGCAAAGCACAGGTTTTGAATATGTTTATGTGAGCCCAATGGACACGATAAGAAAAGAAGAAATCGCAACAGAAGAATTGGTTTATCTTGATATCCCTGTTAGAAAAAACGATGGTGTTCAGAATGAAACAACGAAAAAAAATGGCGCCTTTTCAGAATTAAATTACGATTTAAAGATCTCAACTTTAAAGGACGCGAAATTAAATGTTATTCTTAACGCGCAGACTGGCGAAGAATTTTACGCTGAATTTACAGGAAACTTAAATCTCAGACATTATTCAGGTTCAACAATTGCTTATGGCGAGATAAATATACTTGATAGGTCTTATTATAACTTTTTCAGGAGATTCAATGCAACTGGCAAATTAAAATTCACAGGTAACCTTGAAAATCCAGAAATTGATATAATTGCAAATTATACTGGAACACATACTGTATTAACAGATACATTAAGCGCTGGGAAAGTTGAAACAATACTTGTCCAACTTTTGATAAGTGGAACATTATCAAGACCGATTGTAAAAATTCAAATGTTCGTTGACGGCGAAGATTATCAAAAGGTTTATCCGCATGGTGAAGTTGAGTCGGACGCGATTTCATTCCTCGTTACTGGTAGGTTCAAGGATGAGCTTACAAGAGGCGAAGTTACAATGTTTACAGAAAATTTGTGGTCCTCAACTGGAGCAGGACTTTTAAGTAATGTCGTTTCTGGGGTTATGACAGATATTTTAAGAGATGTTCTTGGTGGAGTTATAACAAGCACTGAAATTGGATATTACGGTGGATTTAGAGGACTTAGAATAACTGGGAATATCGGGGGTGCAATTGTTCAAATCGGAGGAGATATTTTCACAGATATTTCGCGATCCGTTGTTGTTGTGCAATATCCTCTTTTGAGAAAATTTTTAGGTGGAAGCTTGACAGTTGAATATCAGAGGAAACCCGTTCAGTTTTATCAAGAAAAGGAAATTTTAAACAAACTTGGACTTTATTACAGGATAAGGCTATGAAGAAAAGACCTGAAATTTCAGAGATCAAGGAGAGAATTCTAAAGTTTCTTAGAAAAAGAGAAAGAAGAGCATTCAAGGCTAAGGAAATAGCTAAAAAGTTGGATTTGATGGAAGAGTATGAGAGTGGGATTATAAAACAGGTTTTAATGGAAATGGTGGAACGCAACGAGATTGTGAAGTTGCCAAGAAATAGGTTTAAGTTTAAACCAAATCCCAAAATTTTCATCGGACGATTAACAGTAAATCCGAACGGTTATGGGTTCGTGGAAGTTGAAGACGCACAAAAAGAAATAAAAGAAATTTTTATCCCACCGAGATTTATCCACACTGCAATTGATGGGGATAAAGTGGCGGTTTCCATTGTTGAGAGAAGAAAAGGAGAACTTCCAATAGGGGAAGTAGTTGATATAATTGAGCGGGGACGAAAATCTATCACCGGTGTTCTTTCAAAAAAGAAGGGAATCTATTTTGTTGTTCCAGATGATAAACATTTGATCCGTGATTTTTACATAAATGAAAAAAATGTCAAGAAATTTAATGCAAAGGTTGGAGATAAAGTTGTAATTGAGCTCGTTGATTGGATTGATGAAGGATTTGCCCCAGAAGGTAGGATTATTGAGGTATTAGGGCGAGCAGGTGAAAATGATGCTGAAATTTTGGCAATAGCCAGAAATTACGATTTTTCCGCTCGTTTTCCTGATGAAGTTCTTGAAGAGGCTGAGAAAATCCCAGATGAGATCCCAGAGATTGAATATAAAAAACGACTTGACCTAAGAAATTTAATTTGTTTTACGATAGATCCAGAAGATGCAAAAGATTTTGATGACGCTGTTTCGCTTGAAATTTTACCAGATGGGAAATATAAACTCGGTGTTCATATTGCTGATGTGAGCTATTATGTTAAGGAAGGGAGCAAAATTGATCTTGAAGCACTTAACAGAGGAACGAGCGTTTATTTGGTTGATAGAGTTATCCCAATGCTACCTGAAAAGTTATCTAACAATGTCTGCAGTTTAAACCCAAATGTTGATCGTCTTGCTTATTCCGTTTTTATGATCGTTAATTCAAAAGGTGTTGTTGAAGATTATTCTTTCCACAAGAGCATCATAAGAAGCAAGCGAAGGTTCACTTATGAAGAAGTTCAAGAAATAATTGAAACGGGCGTTGGTGATTATGCTGATATAATACTTCAAATGCATAAATTGAGCCAAATTCTCTTAAAGAAACGAATTCGCGAAGGTAGCATTGATTTTGAAACGCCAGAGGTTAAATTTAAACTTGATGAAAATGGAAATCCTCTTGAGATCGTTAAGAAGGTTCGCCTTGATAGCCATAGATTGATTGAGGAATTTATGCTTCTTGCAAATCAGACGGTTGCAAAACATGTCGGTAAGATGAACAAGAAAAATCGCAAGTATCCGTTTATTTATAGAGTTCATGATCTGCCAGATCCTGCCAAGTTAAAAAATCTTGCTGAGTTCGTAAGAAAGCTCGGTTTTGAATTTGAAATTGATTCAAAGCCACTTTCTAAATCAATTCAAAAATTGCTTGCTCAGGTTAAAGGCACTGAATATGAGTATCTTGTTAATGACATTGCAATAAGATCAATGGCAAAGGCAGTTTATTCGGAGAAAAACATCGGACACTTTGGTCTTGGTTTTAAATACTACACTCATTTCACATCGCCGATAAGAAGATATCCAGATCTTGTCGTTCATCGGCTTCTTTGTGAGTACACGAAAAAAGATGTAGATGAAAAAAGATTGAATGAAATAGCGAAGAAATTACCGCAGATTTGCAAACACTCATCTGAAATGGAGATAAAAGCAATGGAAGCAGAGAGAGAATCAGTTAAATTGAAACAAATTGAGTATATGAAAGAGCATATCGGCAAGGTATTTGACGGAATTATTTCAGGTGTCGTTGAATTTGGTCTTTTCGTTGAAATAAATGATATTCTTGTTGAAGGGCTTGTTAAAGTTAGGGATTTGACGGATGATTATTATATCTACGACGAAACTCAATATGCTTTGATAGGTAAGTATACAAAGAAAATCTATCGCCTCGGGGATAAAGTTAAAGTTCGTGTCACAAGAGTTGACGAAATCGCAAGGGAAATTGATTTCATCCTTCTTGGTAAAATATCAAGATGAAATTTGAATGAGCAGAATTTACATCGGGACATCGGGTTATTACTACAAGCATTGGGTAGGGAAATTTTACCCGGAAAAACTAATCAAAGATAAATGGCTTGAGTATTACTCAAGAGTGTTTGACACGGTTGAATTAAATACAACTTTTTATCATCTCCCGAGAGCCAAGACAATTGAAGGTTGGATAAAAAGGACGCCTCTTTACTTCGTATTCTCTGCGAAGGTTCATCAAGTTATAACTCACATAAAAAAATTAAAAAATGTGCGAAGCGATTTTTATGGATTTATGAAGATTATAAAGCCGTTAAGAGTTTACAATCGTCTTGGATGCATTCTTCATCAATTTC is a window from the Candidatus Kryptonium sp. genome containing:
- the rnr gene encoding ribonuclease R, yielding MKKRPEISEIKERILKFLRKRERRAFKAKEIAKKLDLMEEYESGIIKQVLMEMVERNEIVKLPRNRFKFKPNPKIFIGRLTVNPNGYGFVEVEDAQKEIKEIFIPPRFIHTAIDGDKVAVSIVERRKGELPIGEVVDIIERGRKSITGVLSKKKGIYFVVPDDKHLIRDFYINEKNVKKFNAKVGDKVVIELVDWIDEGFAPEGRIIEVLGRAGENDAEILAIARNYDFSARFPDEVLEEAEKIPDEIPEIEYKKRLDLRNLICFTIDPEDAKDFDDAVSLEILPDGKYKLGVHIADVSYYVKEGSKIDLEALNRGTSVYLVDRVIPMLPEKLSNNVCSLNPNVDRLAYSVFMIVNSKGVVEDYSFHKSIIRSKRRFTYEEVQEIIETGVGDYADIILQMHKLSQILLKKRIREGSIDFETPEVKFKLDENGNPLEIVKKVRLDSHRLIEEFMLLANQTVAKHVGKMNKKNRKYPFIYRVHDLPDPAKLKNLAEFVRKLGFEFEIDSKPLSKSIQKLLAQVKGTEYEYLVNDIAIRSMAKAVYSEKNIGHFGLGFKYYTHFTSPIRRYPDLVVHRLLCEYTKKDVDEKRLNEIAKKLPQICKHSSEMEIKAMEAERESVKLKQIEYMKEHIGKVFDGIISGVVEFGLFVEINDILVEGLVKVRDLTDDYYIYDETQYALIGKYTKKIYRLGDKVKVRVTRVDEIAREIDFILLGKISR
- a CDS encoding translocation/assembly module TamB; this encodes MKRFLKKFFKATFYFFALLFILISIVLIISQTEKFRSILHSKVESELKKLFGEEIHLGKFYGNIFTGFGVDGFHIKIDGKTFIKALGLELKYNPIGLIKGGYSFRELILYKPEVYLIRGKDGKWNFQKVFKPGEKREGVAFSFSCEKLVIDDGKFALFDSINTDRSRLADSLNCINYHNFVVHDINAVLSGRYSSEKIDLRKINLSFVVDTGKFTAKINGKIYADKNRLKAEDFDITTGNSKVKFDFTAVTRDNLFKLNIESLEKVLMNLSLRADSFSFAELTKFIPYVHFLSGSPSVEIDAVGTLESLKVKGIKIKIYDSDIFVSGELKNIIRFPEFQINADVSNTKIKISDISKFVTLVRLPTFGAEYVDVEGQYIGHPLEFNSKLNLKLGASSIDLEGNFKIKDNLAYNLTFNVSGLNPYDIFEEENLNGILNFSGNLTGEGVKFETMSSRATLNIGESLINKVLIPKSSFWIELKNSELNGSFVSVSEGFKGVIDLNLKKLHENEYQLSLSGSLSELDISQIRIDKPHFLRSYISGDFNANVLFGKVSRMEFFAQLNPSLFGNYKISRLRLSAKYIDDVKKYLLVQSNMFDLNFEGEFDFASLAKSMIYALGTVSGNLKEKLNFSTYEKFNFAEIKNPVYAEYKLKLKNLTPISLFSIGQLFQSVGNINGVFLADSQGFYFYSDASLKQIRYTNYERNKIDTFEARSFNGSIEISYNRNLRFRVRGDLNGFVSSWFELSDVKLNLNYDEPELYAEVSSVGDKWKFESVSVAQFSPEVNRYILKMFNADIHDNKIYLIDEIEIFQTKSSVIINPSSLTFNDQEVYIAGFIDKETQQLRVWGENIKLNKIFLKGSEFQGNVNFSISVYGTHDKPNSEIEVFIDDLRYKDVQAGKLQCFGKIENDMIRLNSMLVATAGDLSYNAMDISISFPMWISPDVRTKYQEPYISGKIRFLRFPIAIFETVIGEISDLKGDVTADIDLSGTFDKPNFRGKFSLQNCIFKFNQNSKYYLVYGTGRVDSNVIYFEDFNLWNNPDDYRDGEVQIKGRVYLDRFAIASGEFNINGRLLLMDKEGFGSTGLYGRVIAETGKNGLVLKVDTTGLYLNGEVLLSDVNLNYFPRHAGGMMQSTGFEYVYVSPMDTIRKEEIATEELVYLDIPVRKNDGVQNETTKKNGAFSELNYDLKISTLKDAKLNVILNAQTGEEFYAEFTGNLNLRHYSGSTIAYGEINILDRSYYNFFRRFNATGKLKFTGNLENPEIDIIANYTGTHTVLTDTLSAGKVETILVQLLISGTLSRPIVKIQMFVDGEDYQKVYPHGEVESDAISFLVTGRFKDELTRGEVTMFTENLWSSTGAGLLSNVVSGVMTDILRDVLGGVITSTEIGYYGGFRGLRITGNIGGAIVQIGGDIFTDISRSVVVVQYPLLRKFLGGSLTVEYQRKPVQFYQEKEILNKLGLYYRIRL